One genomic window of Inquilinus sp. KBS0705 includes the following:
- a CDS encoding S8 family peptidase, translating into MAEELNHVFFRNPEEGVVALKQKTRSPGKQEDKEEDDEDPIDYTLKQESFEASRVNFRRDRQSRETSRNAALNIPAYQEYVLMEFHSTFDSSFFAARYRNNFGLSLVSLSDLNSQAIFAIVDQARFQRFENEINIFINDVDPAIQNNYHPDIKFIKFYHFLSSEKILKFEELKQHVILNVIDNVEIFQRVIRPVEQSLLAYLEANNLEFYYDFQVGKIEVMHISQAQIAEIADNFDILQSINSLSAGVIRPNRFNMPERSFGFTITNPDEDLPIIGVIDTGISNQNPLGPIIINDAQFDLTGTSPVIDNANHGTSIGALAALGSRLIPNHLGDFEADAKLLPIKIIDGNGGVIAELEVVRLIREASEMYGVKIFTLTICYTDCKRYNETVSEYAYAIDKLTAELNILVFIAIANNRNLTIAAGLREVVVTYPQHFENESANLCAPAESMNSLTVGALADNFENNTRLRISPAGNVPAIYSRTFHIDWNHPSITRTKLNKKLFKPDICYHGGDFDHLLDPSANGIKILSAAPGMYYDRDAGTSLATPLAANIAAKILKRYPALGDNMQTVKALIINSASVEDHKNIFNLPITRQTHVLGNGVPDVEICQFSTKDRITFVLEDTITPGEIKSYPIELPEYLLELDRVTGLVAVDATLCFKFEPVKNNQVAYCPIQVAFGIFKNVPLEEYEMDENGEIRLVDDKPIALGINDNTTANYVFSQSWSQDYYYKAKMLSNAQKIRFTISKKVLIEENRIFKIAVLARLHKLLDQAAMVKYNRALSFSLVITVKENPVKRQYSGLLYDEMLRINALEVINDVNNLEAEGTNEN; encoded by the coding sequence ATGGCAGAAGAGTTAAATCATGTTTTTTTCAGAAATCCGGAAGAGGGTGTCGTTGCGCTGAAACAAAAGACCCGATCGCCCGGTAAACAGGAGGATAAAGAAGAGGACGATGAAGATCCAATAGACTACACACTAAAGCAGGAATCCTTTGAAGCCTCACGGGTAAATTTCAGGCGTGACCGTCAAAGTCGGGAGACGTCCAGAAATGCGGCACTTAATATACCGGCCTACCAGGAATATGTACTGATGGAATTCCACAGTACTTTTGACTCCTCTTTTTTCGCCGCCCGTTACAGAAATAATTTTGGTTTGTCGCTTGTCTCGCTTTCAGATTTGAATTCACAGGCAATTTTCGCAATTGTTGATCAAGCGCGTTTTCAAAGGTTTGAAAATGAGATCAATATCTTTATCAATGATGTTGACCCTGCCATTCAAAACAACTACCACCCGGATATTAAATTTATCAAGTTCTATCATTTCCTTTCCAGTGAAAAGATCTTAAAGTTTGAAGAACTTAAGCAACACGTCATTTTGAACGTCATAGACAATGTGGAAATATTTCAACGGGTGATTCGGCCTGTGGAGCAAAGCCTTTTAGCATATCTTGAAGCGAACAATCTTGAATTCTATTATGATTTCCAGGTGGGTAAGATCGAGGTGATGCACATTTCACAGGCTCAAATCGCTGAAATCGCTGATAATTTCGATATTTTACAGTCTATCAATTCCTTATCTGCCGGGGTGATCCGTCCCAACCGGTTCAATATGCCGGAGCGGAGTTTCGGTTTTACGATTACCAATCCGGACGAGGATTTACCCATAATCGGCGTGATTGATACGGGCATCAGCAATCAAAATCCGCTTGGGCCGATCATCATTAACGACGCGCAATTTGATCTGACCGGTACTTCACCTGTTATAGATAACGCTAATCACGGTACGTCTATTGGCGCACTGGCCGCTTTAGGTAGCCGGCTTATTCCAAATCATTTAGGAGATTTTGAAGCTGACGCCAAATTATTGCCGATCAAGATCATCGATGGCAACGGGGGCGTGATCGCCGAACTAGAAGTCGTCCGATTAATCAGGGAGGCTTCCGAAATGTACGGCGTTAAGATATTTACCTTGACGATTTGTTATACGGATTGCAAACGCTACAATGAGACGGTTTCGGAGTACGCCTATGCGATCGACAAACTTACCGCAGAACTCAATATTCTAGTGTTTATCGCTATAGCCAATAACCGGAATCTAACTATCGCTGCCGGTCTGCGCGAAGTGGTGGTGACTTATCCACAGCATTTCGAAAATGAATCCGCCAATCTCTGTGCACCTGCTGAAAGTATGAACAGTCTCACAGTGGGGGCACTTGCAGACAATTTTGAGAACAACACCCGCCTGCGTATCTCGCCGGCCGGCAATGTACCTGCGATCTATAGCCGCACTTTTCACATCGACTGGAATCATCCATCTATCACGCGGACCAAGCTCAATAAAAAATTATTCAAACCCGATATCTGTTATCACGGAGGCGATTTCGATCATCTGCTCGACCCATCGGCTAATGGTATCAAAATTTTGTCCGCAGCGCCCGGTATGTATTATGACCGGGACGCAGGAACAAGCTTAGCCACACCATTGGCAGCTAATATCGCGGCTAAAATATTAAAACGCTATCCGGCGCTGGGCGACAATATGCAAACTGTTAAAGCTCTGATCATTAATTCTGCGAGCGTCGAGGACCATAAAAATATTTTTAATTTGCCTATCACTCGGCAAACCCATGTATTAGGTAATGGCGTACCAGATGTAGAAATCTGCCAGTTTTCTACTAAAGACCGAATCACATTTGTTCTTGAAGACACGATCACTCCCGGTGAGATCAAGTCCTATCCAATAGAATTGCCTGAATATTTACTGGAATTAGACCGGGTGACCGGGCTGGTGGCTGTTGACGCGACCTTGTGTTTTAAGTTCGAGCCCGTCAAGAATAATCAGGTCGCTTATTGCCCCATACAAGTGGCTTTCGGCATATTCAAAAATGTTCCTTTGGAGGAGTATGAAATGGATGAGAACGGTGAGATCAGATTGGTAGATGACAAGCCTATCGCTTTGGGCATTAATGACAATACCACTGCAAATTATGTTTTCAGCCAATCCTGGTCGCAGGATTACTATTATAAAGCCAAAATGCTGAGCAATGCCCAGAAGATCAGATTTACGATTTCAAAGAAGGTGCTGATCGAAGAAAACAGAATTTTTAAAATCGCGGTGCTTGCCCGCCTGCACAAATTACTTGATCAAGCAGCAATGGTCAAATATAACCGCGCCCTATCATTTTCACTGGTTATCACCGTAAAGGAAAATCCGGTAAAACGACAATATAGCGGATTATTGTACGACGAGATGCTCAGGATCAATGCACTGGAGGTAATTAATGACGTGAATAACCTGGAAGCAGAGGGTACTAACGAAAATTAA
- a CDS encoding molecular chaperone Tir codes for MANTCYTCFDGDNDIHYYRLMQAWHANDRFAFTFANAHDITQARDTSSEETIKRSLRLRLNSSDVLIVLVGQSTRNLYRFVRWEMEVALEKEMPIIVVNLNGERSMDSVLCPPILRHELVVHIPWGHKIIDYAIRNWPAEHHRLLAAGTSGERLYPNTVYNNL; via the coding sequence ATGGCAAATACTTGTTACACCTGTTTCGATGGAGATAACGACATTCATTATTACCGGCTTATGCAAGCCTGGCATGCGAACGATAGGTTTGCGTTTACATTTGCCAATGCCCATGATATAACGCAGGCAAGGGATACCAGTTCCGAGGAAACAATCAAGCGCAGCTTAAGACTTCGACTGAATTCCAGCGATGTGTTAATTGTATTGGTCGGTCAAAGTACCCGGAACTTGTACCGGTTTGTGCGCTGGGAAATGGAAGTTGCCTTGGAAAAGGAGATGCCGATTATTGTCGTTAATTTGAATGGCGAACGGTCAATGGATTCGGTGCTGTGTCCACCAATCTTGCGGCATGAATTGGTGGTCCACATTCCTTGGGGGCATAAGATTATCGATTACGCAATCAGGAACTGGCCGGCTGAACATCACCGTTTATTAGCGGCAGGTACCAGTGGCGAAAGGCTTTATCCAAATACGGTTTACAATAACTTATGA
- a CDS encoding AAA family ATPase: protein MSQFDHIKDIAKYGLENDQEKLLASLNDLIEHSKSTKKVNFAIQLQSILKDAVRQQQTKSLVKVGSPGHFQRLDERETDELILEKITSEYTFDNLIAERETRSELNYFVQEQASAELLRQYGLPVANKVLLHGPSGCGKTLASYVIAGELKKMMIVVNLGAIVSAKLGETSKNLAKIFRKAASEDCIIFIDEFDSLGKVRDYSQDHGEMKRVVNTILQLFDYLPQSSMLIAATNQLDMIDNALLRRFDLNLKFELPTEKQAKALIELVFKNGKYKFDKPKVVPALIKETENLSYYSIQKTLVTAIKRSLFERQTEKTKSLYLTIKTDLWGNLIAAEKRALSVSSN, encoded by the coding sequence ATGTCTCAGTTCGATCATATAAAAGATATCGCCAAATACGGTCTTGAAAATGACCAGGAAAAGCTATTGGCTTCTTTGAATGATCTAATAGAGCATTCAAAAAGTACAAAGAAAGTTAATTTTGCCATACAGTTACAGTCCATTTTAAAAGATGCCGTCCGGCAACAACAAACCAAAAGCTTGGTTAAGGTAGGTTCTCCCGGCCATTTTCAGCGTCTGGATGAGCGGGAAACCGATGAACTGATTCTCGAAAAGATCACTTCTGAGTATACTTTCGACAACCTTATTGCGGAGCGGGAAACGCGTTCCGAACTTAATTATTTTGTGCAGGAACAGGCTTCAGCAGAACTTTTGCGTCAGTATGGATTGCCGGTCGCTAATAAGGTTTTACTGCATGGCCCCTCGGGTTGTGGTAAAACACTGGCCTCCTATGTGATCGCTGGGGAACTTAAAAAAATGATGATCGTGGTGAACCTTGGCGCTATCGTTTCCGCTAAACTTGGCGAAACCAGTAAAAACCTCGCCAAAATATTCCGTAAGGCAGCCTCGGAAGATTGCATTATCTTCATTGATGAATTTGACTCGTTAGGAAAGGTTCGTGATTATAGCCAGGATCACGGTGAAATGAAAAGGGTCGTTAACACGATATTACAACTTTTTGATTATTTACCGCAGAGTTCGATGCTTATTGCGGCCACCAATCAACTAGATATGATCGATAATGCTTTGCTCAGGCGATTTGATCTGAACCTTAAATTTGAACTTCCGACCGAAAAGCAAGCCAAAGCGCTGATCGAACTGGTCTTCAAAAATGGCAAATACAAGTTCGACAAGCCGAAAGTAGTTCCTGCGCTGATTAAAGAGACTGAAAATCTATCCTATTACAGTATTCAGAAAACATTGGTTACTGCCATCAAAAGAAGTCTTTTCGAAAGACAAACTGAAAAAACGAAATCCTTATACCTCACCATTAAAACTGATCTGTGGGGCAATTTGATCGCCGCTGAAAAGCGCGCTTTATCCGTCTCTTCCAATTAA
- a CDS encoding transposase yields MATTRIKTYTYFIGIDISRNKLDYAIMQGKTFLYHKEAGNTVDDISLVIKELKELEKFTMTKAVFCMEHTGIYANHLLITLKKLKANIVMEDALHIRNSLGLLRGKYDKIDAIRIASYAYKNREELRLLIPKRGTIEQLSYMASLRIRLLDTQKRLTVPLGEQQQFLNKKLLQANKNLCQESIVAVKADLVQVDKAILHIIEADDKLSRLTEILMSIPGIGIITATQILISTNEFNDIRCPKKFACYAGVAPFKKDSGTTKVKAKVSHIANKRVKALLHLCAVRAIRFDTELKAYFERKTQTEGKPKMAVINAIRYKLILRAFACVAQDRVFTKEYQRPGNYEFQAMSEGVK; encoded by the coding sequence ATGGCAACCACTCGTATTAAAACATACACCTATTTTATAGGCATAGATATCTCCAGAAACAAGCTTGATTATGCCATCATGCAAGGAAAAACATTTTTGTATCACAAAGAAGCAGGTAATACTGTGGATGATATTTCTTTAGTGATCAAAGAGCTTAAAGAACTTGAAAAATTCACCATGACTAAGGCCGTATTTTGCATGGAACATACTGGTATTTATGCGAATCATCTGCTTATTACTTTAAAGAAATTGAAAGCCAATATTGTAATGGAAGATGCTTTGCACATACGCAATTCTTTAGGGTTACTTAGAGGAAAGTATGACAAAATAGATGCGATTCGCATCGCTTCGTATGCTTACAAAAATCGTGAAGAGCTTAGGTTATTAATACCAAAAAGGGGAACTATCGAGCAGCTATCATATATGGCTTCACTTAGAATAAGATTGTTAGATACCCAAAAGAGGCTTACTGTTCCCTTGGGTGAACAACAGCAATTTCTCAATAAAAAATTATTGCAGGCAAATAAAAATCTCTGTCAGGAAAGTATAGTGGCTGTTAAAGCAGATTTAGTTCAGGTTGATAAAGCTATACTTCACATCATAGAAGCGGATGATAAATTAAGTCGATTAACGGAAATTTTAATGTCTATACCTGGCATTGGAATTATAACAGCCACTCAAATTCTAATTAGTACTAACGAATTTAATGACATTAGGTGTCCTAAGAAATTTGCTTGCTATGCTGGAGTTGCCCCGTTTAAGAAAGATTCGGGAACCACCAAGGTTAAAGCTAAAGTTTCTCATATAGCTAATAAAAGGGTTAAAGCATTACTTCATTTGTGTGCTGTTAGGGCAATTCGATTTGACACAGAATTAAAAGCTTATTTCGAGCGAAAAACTCAAACAGAAGGCAAGCCTAAAATGGCGGTAATTAATGCAATAAGGTATAAATTAATACTTCGTGCCTTTGCATGTGTGGCTCAGGATAGAGTTTTTACAAAAGAGTATCAAAGGCCAGGCAATTATGAATTTCAGGCAATGTCAGAGGGTGTAAAATAA
- the mobC gene encoding plasmid mobilization relaxosome protein MobC, translating to MEATIKTTNKQQVTQPKNKGGAPKKRVKRELIIRIRMTATERFYIDSKAKTAGMRSSSWIRAAAKSAKVVPRLTDDERRILWMLAELANNLNQLTKLAHQVGLLTVVRNCDKILNEIDITLKHLNNHDRESDNG from the coding sequence ATGGAAGCAACAATAAAGACAACTAATAAACAACAGGTAACCCAGCCCAAAAACAAAGGTGGCGCGCCTAAGAAAAGAGTAAAACGGGAGTTGATAATTCGCATTAGGATGACAGCGACCGAACGCTTTTATATCGACAGTAAGGCTAAGACCGCAGGTATGCGATCAAGTAGTTGGATAAGGGCGGCAGCTAAAAGCGCTAAGGTGGTGCCGAGATTAACTGACGATGAGCGGCGCATCCTTTGGATGCTTGCCGAGCTTGCCAATAACCTAAATCAATTGACAAAGCTTGCGCATCAGGTAGGTTTATTGACGGTGGTTCGTAACTGCGATAAAATTTTGAACGAGATAGATATTACTTTAAAACATCTCAATAACCATGATAGGGAAAGTGATAACGGGTAG
- a CDS encoding mobilization protein, which translates to MIGKVITGRSFGGCIRYVVQKNDAVILDAAGVRMQQVNQIINDFNLQRKYNPNLGKAVGHIALSWSIYDAAKLNDKVMVMLAKEYLQKMKIHDTQYLIVKHRDKDHPHIHIVYNRVSNNGKTISDNFQKQRNVQVAKELTLKHGLYISPGKERVNRQQLKGEDKIKYELFDAISGASKKVKNINELKQVLAKQGIVTHLKFKSGTTEVQGISFSKGEYKFKGSEIDRSLSYAKLSQAIEQQQVKPEKSLAGQLREVMENAKQERESQDKTEQTTYLKPEPETHYLKQSLSAGADLLGDLLGNIADDDDSPERRRRKKNEQQQSRGISR; encoded by the coding sequence ATGATAGGGAAAGTGATAACGGGTAGAAGCTTTGGCGGGTGCATTCGCTATGTGGTTCAAAAGAATGATGCGGTGATACTGGACGCCGCAGGCGTGAGAATGCAGCAGGTTAACCAGATTATCAATGATTTCAACCTGCAACGAAAGTACAATCCCAATTTAGGAAAAGCCGTTGGCCATATTGCTTTAAGCTGGAGCATTTACGATGCCGCTAAACTAAACGATAAGGTAATGGTGATGTTGGCGAAAGAGTATCTGCAAAAAATGAAAATACATGACACGCAGTATTTAATTGTAAAGCACCGGGACAAAGATCATCCGCATATCCACATCGTGTACAACCGGGTAAGTAACAATGGCAAAACTATATCCGATAATTTTCAAAAGCAACGGAATGTACAGGTAGCTAAAGAATTGACCTTAAAACATGGCCTTTATATTTCACCGGGTAAAGAGCGTGTTAATCGCCAACAGCTAAAAGGTGAGGATAAAATCAAATATGAATTGTTCGATGCCATCAGCGGGGCCAGCAAAAAAGTAAAAAACATCAATGAGCTAAAGCAGGTATTGGCTAAGCAGGGTATTGTTACCCATTTGAAATTCAAGAGCGGCACAACCGAGGTGCAGGGTATTAGTTTCAGCAAGGGCGAATATAAATTTAAAGGATCAGAGATAGACCGTAGTTTAAGTTATGCAAAGCTAAGCCAGGCAATAGAGCAACAGCAGGTTAAACCGGAAAAGAGCTTGGCAGGTCAGTTAAGGGAAGTAATGGAAAATGCGAAGCAGGAAAGAGAAAGTCAGGACAAGACCGAACAAACCACTTATTTAAAGCCAGAGCCCGAAACCCATTACTTGAAGCAATCGCTATCAGCAGGAGCAGATTTATTAGGTGATTTACTTGGCAATATAGCCGACGATGATGACAGCCCGGAAAGAAGACGGCGAAAGAAAAATGAACAACAACAAAGCAGAGGAATATCAAGATGA
- a CDS encoding HEPN domain-containing protein produces the protein MFCYSFVLPVNGGRYKKNIMYNGSYAPWEHYPKNLRHYEVENPMSVVVDFFSADSVKGHGRRLKEWRYYVVNDEHYDEKRHGPGTLLFIYDLNLKILEAMYLLLLNYKNFSYQRKQLTEEQLEEEKELWEYYPKNLSLKEQFEPYKAVKKVFKKIKPQEYRDQLHEWSHVALYNNADDESLYAGEVITVYENLIKLYSAAWMICQREGGRPLIKRNKVGNILSETSTEPVALRAINPEPTAVEKLALEEIKNLIVKRCPEAQMIIHLGTHSKPFTFYLLILIGDDEKTPEHQISNKIEDNCQYLARVHAIVHKANSAKEALIKGRRFWSTVMDKGIALYQSPELSLPVHPEITKGVLLARAQFNWERWGKQGNELLKGAELYRADNNFRLAAFLLHQSIESVLKAIIQVVIGYRVQMHNLSRLLRLTLLFTDALKDVFELDTTEGAQLYQLLQNAYSQSRYSSTFDPDEDSVRILSKQVTKFNKVAESVYQQYIKDINE, from the coding sequence ATGTTTTGCTACTCTTTTGTTTTGCCGGTTAATGGAGGCCGGTATAAAAAGAACATCATGTACAACGGAAGTTATGCCCCCTGGGAACATTATCCTAAAAACCTTCGCCATTACGAAGTTGAAAATCCAATGTCTGTAGTAGTAGATTTTTTTAGTGCTGATTCAGTAAAAGGACACGGCAGGCGATTAAAGGAATGGCGCTATTATGTAGTTAACGATGAGCATTATGATGAAAAACGTCATGGCCCCGGAACCCTGCTTTTTATCTACGATCTTAATTTAAAGATTTTAGAGGCTATGTATCTGCTATTACTCAATTACAAAAACTTCTCTTATCAGCGAAAGCAGCTTACAGAAGAACAATTGGAGGAAGAAAAGGAACTATGGGAGTACTATCCCAAAAACCTTTCCTTAAAAGAACAGTTTGAACCCTACAAGGCCGTTAAGAAGGTCTTTAAAAAAATCAAGCCGCAGGAATATCGGGATCAATTGCATGAGTGGTCACACGTAGCACTTTACAATAATGCGGATGATGAATCTTTATATGCAGGTGAGGTTATTACCGTTTATGAAAACTTAATTAAGCTCTATTCGGCGGCATGGATGATTTGCCAACGTGAAGGTGGTCGGCCACTGATAAAGCGCAACAAGGTTGGAAATATTTTATCCGAAACATCTACGGAACCAGTTGCGCTAAGGGCAATAAACCCCGAACCTACAGCAGTCGAAAAACTGGCGTTGGAAGAAATCAAGAATCTCATTGTAAAACGTTGCCCGGAGGCTCAAATGATTATTCATTTAGGTACACATTCCAAGCCGTTTACATTTTACCTGCTTATCCTGATAGGCGATGATGAAAAAACACCGGAGCATCAAATCAGCAACAAGATAGAAGACAATTGCCAATACCTTGCTCGTGTACATGCCATCGTCCATAAAGCAAACAGCGCAAAAGAAGCGCTTATTAAAGGCAGACGCTTTTGGTCGACCGTCATGGACAAGGGAATTGCTCTGTACCAATCCCCGGAATTATCACTACCCGTTCATCCGGAAATAACTAAGGGGGTATTACTAGCAAGAGCGCAGTTCAATTGGGAACGATGGGGCAAACAAGGCAATGAGCTTTTAAAAGGCGCAGAGTTATACAGGGCCGATAACAATTTTAGGCTGGCAGCATTTCTTTTGCACCAATCCATTGAAAGCGTTTTAAAAGCTATCATACAAGTCGTTATAGGTTACAGGGTGCAAATGCATAATTTATCAAGATTGTTAAGGCTTACGCTGTTATTTACCGATGCATTAAAAGATGTCTTCGAACTGGATACCACCGAAGGGGCACAATTATATCAATTGCTGCAAAACGCCTATTCACAATCACGGTATAGTAGTACGTTTGATCCTGATGAAGATTCGGTTAGAATACTTTCAAAACAAGTAACAAAATTTAATAAGGTAGCAGAAAGCGTTTATCAGCAATATATAAAAGATATTAATGAATAA
- a CDS encoding helix-turn-helix transcriptional regulator, which produces MAELNLHIGRKISKIRELRGMKQETLAAELGISQQAVSKIEQSADVDGEALEKISKVLGVPADAIKNFNDDAVLNIISNTFTSQDTSTLNAINFQPSFNPIDKIVELYNEKIVLLERLLQAEKEKNDLLKK; this is translated from the coding sequence ATGGCAGAACTAAATCTACATATTGGCAGAAAAATCAGCAAGATTCGCGAGTTACGTGGCATGAAACAGGAGACTTTAGCTGCGGAATTAGGTATAAGCCAACAAGCTGTTTCTAAAATCGAACAAAGTGCAGATGTTGATGGCGAAGCTTTAGAAAAGATTTCTAAGGTTTTGGGTGTGCCTGCTGATGCTATCAAGAATTTTAATGATGACGCCGTTTTGAATATAATCTCAAATACTTTTACCAGTCAAGATACCTCGACGTTAAACGCTATTAATTTCCAACCATCGTTTAATCCTATTGATAAGATCGTTGAATTATACAATGAAAAAATAGTCTTACTTGAACGTCTATTACAGGCTGAAAAAGAAAAGAACGACTTGTTGAAAAAGTAA
- a CDS encoding DUF4238 domain-containing protein, which translates to MKQHFLPQSYLREFCNADNKLQTLDIDLLKFGRKVFSELRTTAEVCRSKDYYTIQGDFEDQFPHLNGLDPLFLEKKFHEYEREYPKIVGRIKHREAHLTLPDAQLLMYALIDIKIRNPYFRKEAIETKKETVIDELFDSYRAELAKLALTDPRQIKRKEVMLEEMDKMKDKVMEDDDFSRKTHLSSMVLRQMEENSIQAKIAQHLLQFECRILYSHNGFFTTDNPGVSIDPANRPQNTQFQGEFFFFMPLTPHMCLSISSKTPDMAYRKDGSRKDLFYSEAPKQMVHKINEMHGFHVSKFIFSNNQRLIEIIAKKINTKV; encoded by the coding sequence ATGAAACAACATTTTCTACCACAGTCCTATTTGAGAGAATTTTGTAACGCCGATAACAAATTACAAACACTGGATATTGATTTGCTCAAATTCGGCAGAAAAGTATTTTCTGAATTGAGGACAACGGCCGAAGTGTGCCGGAGCAAAGATTATTATACTATACAGGGGGATTTTGAGGATCAGTTTCCACACCTGAATGGCCTTGATCCCTTGTTTTTGGAAAAAAAGTTTCATGAGTATGAACGCGAGTATCCAAAGATCGTTGGCAGGATTAAACACCGGGAAGCGCATTTGACCTTGCCCGATGCTCAATTGTTGATGTATGCCCTGATCGATATAAAAATTCGTAACCCTTATTTTCGCAAAGAAGCGATAGAAACAAAGAAGGAAACGGTGATCGACGAGTTATTCGACAGCTACCGGGCGGAGTTGGCTAAATTGGCACTGACCGATCCCCGACAGATCAAACGTAAGGAAGTGATGCTGGAGGAAATGGACAAAATGAAGGATAAAGTCATGGAGGACGATGACTTCAGCCGAAAGACACATTTATCTTCGATGGTATTACGCCAGATGGAAGAAAACAGTATCCAGGCTAAGATCGCGCAACACCTTCTGCAATTCGAATGCCGTATCTTATATAGCCACAACGGTTTCTTTACGACCGATAATCCTGGTGTAAGTATAGACCCTGCTAACCGGCCGCAGAACACGCAGTTTCAGGGTGAGTTTTTCTTCTTTATGCCGCTGACCCCGCATATGTGCCTTAGTATATCCTCCAAAACCCCGGATATGGCTTACCGGAAAGATGGCAGCCGGAAGGATCTCTTTTACTCGGAAGCGCCTAAACAAATGGTTCATAAAATCAACGAGATGCACGGCTTTCACGTCAGCAAGTTCATCTTTTCTAACAATCAGCGCCTGATCGAGATTATCGCTAAAAAAATCAATACTAAGGTTTAA
- a CDS encoding helix-turn-helix domain-containing protein, with the protein MQVEILTKEDLKQFKAELVQELKDAFSGNAKPQNKEWLKSNEVRKLLGISPGTLQNLRINGTLTYSKIGGMMYYRYQDILKLLEKGGVK; encoded by the coding sequence ATGCAAGTAGAGATTTTAACTAAAGAAGACCTAAAACAGTTCAAGGCAGAACTCGTACAGGAACTGAAAGACGCATTCAGCGGCAATGCAAAACCACAAAACAAAGAATGGCTGAAAAGCAATGAAGTAAGAAAGCTGTTAGGTATATCGCCAGGCACCTTACAGAACCTACGTATTAACGGCACACTCACCTATTCTAAAATAGGCGGCATGATGTATTATCGCTACCAGGACATCCTGAAGCTGTTAGAAAAAGGAGGTGTTAAATGA
- a CDS encoding restriction endonuclease gives MEPEDFSSAHKTIKFIDAIVNSNSYQNVINSPLKLTLDLIAKSSTYQNAVNPPALRFINKAMTNHQPIWTADFVRQMTSFQKTSSVINIRQGAYESSLAALGYGTGRSSAMFLRNALAASLDGLLAHRYDLIAEPVLEVAESKIILFDEVSRIKAAISEIYRDNEAIYRLEARDFEQMVAELMREKNFDVELTKQTRDGGYDLIALQDTGGFPYRFLIECKRFARHRRVDVNIVRSFCQVLSEEKSNGIIVTSAYFSADAKRYQKKFAPYHLNFRDRDDILEWVNQYVMVKP, from the coding sequence ATGGAACCGGAGGATTTTTCAAGCGCGCATAAAACGATAAAATTTATTGATGCCATCGTCAATTCGAACAGTTATCAAAACGTTATCAATTCGCCGCTGAAATTGACATTGGACCTCATCGCGAAATCCAGCACTTATCAAAATGCAGTAAACCCGCCGGCTTTGCGATTTATAAATAAAGCGATGACAAATCATCAGCCCATTTGGACAGCCGATTTTGTGCGGCAGATGACAAGCTTCCAAAAAACAAGTTCCGTTATCAATATTCGTCAGGGTGCTTATGAAAGCAGTCTAGCGGCATTAGGATATGGGACAGGTCGTTCTTCTGCTATGTTCTTGAGGAATGCGCTTGCCGCTTCGCTGGATGGATTGTTAGCTCACCGTTACGATTTGATTGCCGAGCCGGTATTGGAAGTAGCGGAATCTAAAATCATCCTATTTGACGAGGTGTCACGTATTAAAGCGGCCATTAGCGAGATTTACCGGGACAACGAAGCAATTTATCGATTAGAGGCGCGTGATTTTGAACAAATGGTGGCTGAATTGATGCGCGAGAAGAACTTTGATGTAGAATTAACTAAACAAACCCGTGACGGCGGGTATGATTTGATCGCCTTGCAAGATACCGGCGGATTCCCTTATCGCTTTTTAATAGAATGCAAGCGCTTTGCAAGACACCGGCGGGTAGATGTTAACATTGTGCGGAGCTTTTGCCAGGTTTTGTCCGAAGAAAAGAGCAACGGTATCATTGTAACCTCTGCTTACTTTTCAGCAGATGCTAAAAGATATCAAAAGAAGTTTGCTCCCTACCATCTGAATTTCCGCGACCGGGATGATATATTGGAATGGGTCAATCAATATGTAATGGTTAAACCTTAG